The Effusibacillus pohliae DSM 22757 genome segment CCGGCGGTAACAGAAGCCTGATGCTTGCAGCGCGTGCATTGATACAGCTTACGGCTTTCCAGAAAGTAGAACGCAGCGTGCTCGCATTTGGGGCAACAGAAGCCGTTCGGCCAGCGGATCTGAAACAGATGCTCGCGGCATACGTCATCCGAATGAAATTTCTCTTGAAATCTCTTTAACGTCATCGCTTCTTGTTGAGCCATGCCAACCACTCCCGAACATTCGTTTGCATCTAGTATAACAAACAAATGTTCGCATGTGAAGGATTTGCTGAGGTAACTTGATATTCAAATAATAAAATTCACTAAACCATCCGAATGGTAGGTTGATCAGTGATTCAAGAGAATGATGCAAATTTGCATATATGATGTAAAGCTGCATCATTAACGGCCGCCGATTCGCGATTCCGGCAATCGTTTCGGCATTCAAGAAATTGGCATACATTTTGCAATGTCTAATTCTGCAATCTCTACGGCAATCAACCGTCTTTCGGGCCGAGATGCAGAGATTCGCACCGGAAAACGTCCTACTTGTACAAATTTCGAGCAGGAGGGGACACCCATCATGATGACAGCTGGGCAGTATATCGAAAGCCTGAGACAGCAGAAGAAAGAAGTGTATTTTATGGGGGAACGGGTGGAAAACGTGGTGGACCACCCGGCCATGCGTCCCCACATCAACGCGGCGGCCGTCACGTATCAGCTGGCCACCGACCCTGAGTTCGCACACTTGGCATCCGCTATCTCTCATTTGACGGGGCGCCGGATCAATCGCTGGACACATATTCCCCAGAATCAGGAAGATCTTGTGAAAAAGACGATGATGCTACGGGTAGCGGGGCAAATTACTGGAACCTGTTTCCAGCGGTGTGTCGGCATGGATGGGTTGATCACCCTCTACACCGTCACCTGGGACATGGATCGCAAGCTTGGCACCGACTACCATGAACGGTTCAGGAAATTTTTAATCGAAACGCAGGACAACGACTACATGACGGATGGAGCGATGACCGACCCAAAGGGCGACCGGTCGAAACGGCCTTCCGAACAGCACGATCCGGATCTCTATGTACGGGTCGTGGAAAAGCGGGCAGACGGAATTATCGTCCGCGGCGCAAAAATGCACCAGACGGGTGCCATCAACTCGCATCAAATCCTGGTGATGCCGGGTATGGGCATGACTCCGGCCGATCAGGACTACGCGGTATCGTTCGCGGTTCCGGCAGACGAAAAAGGGGTGATTTATGTATTCGGCCGGCAGGTGAATGACAGCCGGAAATGGGAGGGGTCGATCGACCAGGGGAACGCCAGATACGGCGTGGTCGGCGGCGAAGCGCTGATCATCTTTGACGATGTGTTCGTGCCTTGGGAACGGGTGTTTATGTGCGGAGAGACGGAATTCACCGGCACGTTGGTCGACCGTTTTGCGTCTTATCACCGGCAGAACTACGGCGCTTGCAAAGCAGGGAACCTGGACGTACTGATCGGCGCGACCCTGGCGGTTGCCGACATGCACGGGGTGGTGAAGGCGGGCCATGTACGGGAAAAATTGGCCGAGATGGCACATTTGGTGGAAACGATGTACAGCGGGGCGCTTGCCTGCTCCTACAACTGTTCGCAACTGGATTGCGGTGTGGCGTTTGTCGATCCGGTGTTGGCAAACTCGTCCAAGTTCAACACGGCCCGCTATTATCCGGAAGTGACCCGGCTGGCCCAGGACATCGCAGGAGGGTTCATCGCCACGCTGCCGTCGGAGAAGGAACTTGAAAATCCCCGGGTGTCCCCGTTTATCCACAAATATTACAAGACGGGGGAGCAGGTGGACCCGCTTGAACGGATCAAAATGGGGCGGCTGATCGAAAACATGACCGGAGCAACGCCGATTGTCGAATGCATGCACGGAGCCGGTTCGCCGCAGGCTCAGAAAGTAGTCATCCAGCGGTCGATCGATTGGCAGAGCAAACGCCGGTTGGCGGAAGCGATTGTCCATGCTCCGGGAGATGGCGAATAACGGGGAGGGGGAGCGGCTGATGGAAGCGGTGGAGCTGTTGAAAGAAACGATCCGGATGAAAAGCGTCAATCCGCCGGGTGACGAGGAGCCGGTGGCCCGGCTGCTGCAATCGGTGCTGCAAAAAAGCGGTATTGAAACGGAAATCCGGAAGCTGGCGCCCAACCGGTGCAACCTGGTGGCCAGAATCCGGGGAACTGGCAGCAAAAGCAACCTGATTTTCAGTGGACATATGGACACTGTCCCACCCGGCGACATCGCATGGGAATTCGATCCGTACGGTGCGGTGGAGAAGGACGGGCGGATCTATGGGCGGGGTGCCTCTGACATGAAAAGCGGCCTGACAGCGATGGCGGTAGCTATGACGGAAATTGCCAGATCGGGGGTTGCGTTGCAAGGAGATTTGATCTTGGCAGCCACGGCGGGTGAAGAGGTGGATTGTTGCGGAGCCCGGGCGCTGGTGGAGGAGGGGCTGCTGCAGGGAGCGGCGGCGTTGGTGATCGGGGAGCCCAGCAATGGCCGCATTTTTATCGCGCACAAAGGCGCCCTGTGGCTGGAAATCACCGCTTACGGCCGGACGGCACACGGCTCCATGCCGGAGCAGGGAGTCAACGCGATCGAGCATATGAATCGGTTTATCAACGCTTTGCGCAATCAGTTCCGCTTCCGGTACGAAGCGGATGAAATGCTGGGAGAGCCGAGTGTGAACCTGAGTGTCATTTCCGGCGGTGTCAAGACCAATGTGGTACCGGATACATGCCGGCTGCAGATCGACATTCGAACGGTGCCGGGACAAAATCATCGGGAAATTGTGGAGGATATCCGGCGGTTGCTGACAGAAATGAAAGAACAGGCTCCAGCCAGATTCGAGGTGGCCGTCCTCAACGACAAGCCGCCCGTACGCACACCAGTTGACCACCCGGCGGTAAGACTGGCGCTGGCAACGGCAGAGGAGTTGTTCCAGCAAACATTCGCTCCGGCCGGCGTTCGATACTTTACCGACGCTTCGGTATTTGTTCCCGGATCCGGGGGAAGCCTGGCAGTGATCATCTACGGGCCGGGGGATGAAAAACTGGCCCACCAGCCGGATGAATATGTGGAAATCCAGAAATATCAAGATAGTATCCGCTTTTACAAGGAACTTGCGCTGCGTTTTTTGACGTAAGAACACGAGAAAGAAACGGCCTTCCTGCCGAGCAGGAGGGCTTACTTTTATGTTAATACATAAAATGTTCTGATAATATAAAAGAAACAGGGATTGTTGGTGGGAGGGATGACGCTTGTTCCCAAAAGAATTGAAGCTGGTTTTGGAATCCTTGTTCGATGGCATTTACATTGCGGATCGCCACGGAACGGGCGTTTTTGTAAACCGTGCCTATGAGCGGATCACCGGCATCCCCCGCGAGAAGCTGCTGGGAAAGACGATGCGGCAAGTGGTGGAAGAGGGCATTGTATCCAATTCGGTGACGCTGAAGGTGTTGGAAGAGGGGAAGCCTGTCACCATCCGTCAGCGGGTGGAAACGGGAAAAGAGATTCTGGTCACTGGTAACCCCGTTTTTTCCGCGGAAGGTGAATTGCTCTGGGTGGTAACGAATGTCAGGGATGTGTCCGAACTGTCGATGCTATATGAACAATTGCAGTCCAATCAGGCGGAGCTTTCCAAGCATCAGCGGGATGAAAGCGTGATTGCGGTCAGCGCAAGCATGAATGAAATCATCACAGAAGCGAAGCGGGTGGCGCAGACCGATTCGACGGTCCTGCTGTTGGGAGAATCGGGCGCGGGCAAGGAAGTGATCGCCAATCTCATCCATCAGAACAGCCCGCGGGCCAAACGGCCGTTCGTAAAAATCAATTGTGCGGCGATACCCGCCGGATTTTTGGAGTCCGAACTGTTCGGTTACGAGGGCGGTTCTTTTACAGGAGCGAGAAGAGATGGGAAGCCGGGGCTGTTTGAGATTGCCGATGGCGGCACGGTGTTTCTCGATGAAATCGGCGATATGCCGTTCGAGTTGCAAGCAAAACTGCTGCGCGTTTTGCAGGATTACGAATTCTACCGGATCGGCGGCACGACACCCCGGAAGGTGGATGTGCGGGTGATTTCCGCTACCCATCAGGATCTGTCGCAAAAAATCAAGGAAAAAACGTTTCGCGCCGACCTTTTTTACCGGCTGAACGTCGTGCCCATCCAGATTCCTCCGTTGCGTGAACGAAAAGAGGACATCCCGGTGCTGGCCTATCATTTTCTCAGCCGATACAACATTCAACACAGAAAAAATGTGGGGATCGATCCGAAAGTCATCCAGATTTTCCAGCAATACCGGTGGGAAGGAAATGTACGAGAACTGGCCAATTTGATGGAACGGCTTGTCATTACCGCCAAGGGATCGTTTATTACGGAACAAGACCTGCCTGCCACGATGGTCCGAGCCAATGACATCCCTCCGAAAAAGGGACTGAAAGGGTATTTGGAAGAAGCGGAAAAGCGTTTTTTGGAACATGCGCTGCGCGAACACCGGAGCATGCGGCGGGCAGCCCGCGAAATCGGGATTGACCAGTCGACATTTGTCCGAAAAGCGAAAAAATACGGATTGCAGGTCAACTGACCGTTCTCTGCCTGTGGCACGTTTCTTGCTTATGTATGGCTTGTGTAAAGGAGACGAAAGGAAGCCGACTGGAAAAAATCAGAACGGGAGGAGGCAGGAAGGTGCAGATCGAGTTTCCGAATTTTTCGTTGCAGGACAAAGTCAGTCTTGTCACCGGAGGCAGCAAGGGAATCGGATTCGGCATGGCGGCGGGATTGGCCAAGGCCGGCTCCGATCTGGTGATCGTCAGCCGCAACCGGCAGGAGTTGGTCCAGGCGGCGCATGAGCTTTCCGCCTACGGTACTAAGGTGGTTCCGATTCCATGCGATGTATCGGTCTCCGGGGAAGTTCGATCGATGGTGGAAAGAGCGGTTGCCGAACTGGGCAGGATCGATGTGCTGGTCAACAATGCAGGCATGAACATCCGCAAGCCGCTTGCCGAATATGAGGAAGCGGATTGGGACCGGGTGCTGTCGATAAATCTCAAGGGAGTCTTCTTGGTTGGACGGGAAGTGGCAAAAACGATGATCCGGGCGGGGGGCGGTTCAATCATCAACATCTCCTCGATTTTTGGCAGCGTGGGGATGCCCTTGCAAACGGCGTATGCCGCCAGCAAGGGGGGGATTAACCAGCTGACCCGTGTATGGGCGAACGAACTGGCGCCGCATAACATACGCGTCAACGCCATCGCGCCCGCCTATATCGAAACCCCGATGACCTCTGGCTGGCTGCAGGATCCTGACCGGCTGCAGCAGATTGTGGGCAGCACCCCGGCCGGAAGGCTGGGCCAGCTGAAGGATTTGATCGGCCCGGTGATATTTCTCGCTTCTGATGCGTCGGAGTACGTGACCGGTCACATTCTGCACGTCGACGGCGGTTGGACCGCTAAATAGGGGGGCTGCGCATGGAACAGCGATTTGAACAGGTGGTACGATTTGGACGCCAACTGCATGTGTATGAAAATCGGCCGCGAAGCCTGTATCAGTTGTTGGCGCAGTCGGCTGACCGGCAACCGGAACGGATTGCCTTGATTTATGAAGAACAACGGATCTCTTACGGCGAGTTGTTGGGACGGGTCAACCGTGTCGCGGAACATCTCGTCCATTTCTGGCAATTGAAAAAGGGTGACCGGATTGGGATCGTACTGCCCAATCTCCCCGAATTTTGCGAACTGTTGCTGGCGGCCGCCAAGGCGGGCGTGATCGCCGTCTTGTTGAACACGCGGCTGGCTGCCGAAGAACTGCGTTTTATGGTGGAGCATTCCGGTTGCCGGATCGTCTTTTACCACAAAGATTTCGAAGAGAAAATCGGTCGGCTACGGGAACGCTTCCCGCAGGTCAGGTTTGTTGCGATCGGCGATCCCACAGGGGGCAGTTCCCAATCGTATGAGCAGGTGGTTGTCCGGGAGCTTCCGATCACCGTTGAAGATTCGGCTGACGAAACCGCCCCCTGTTACATCATGTATACGTCCGGGACGACGGGCACGCCGAAAGGAGCGATCGCCTGCCATTTGAACATTATCCACAGCGCGATCAACTACCGTGAAGTTTGCGGCACTTCACACGAGGATCGTACGATTGTCGCGGTTCCCCTGTTCCATGTGACCGGGTTGATCGGCCAACTAGTCCACATGCTTTTGGCAGGTGGGACGTCGGTTTTGGTTCGGGAATATTCGACGGGCCATTTTTTGCAAACCTCGATTGCCCATCAAGTCACGTTTATGTTTAATGTTCCAGCCATCTACAAGCTGCTGTTGCTTCAGGAGGAACTGCTGCAACTGACCAGCCTGCGGCTCGCGCTGTACGGCGGGGCTCCCATGTCTCCGGACACAATCCTTCAGTTGCGGGAGATCTTTCCTCGGCTCGATTTGCGCAACGCGTACGGTGCCACCGAAACTTCGTCGCCGACCACTTTGATGCCTGCGGGGTGGGAGATGGAGAAAGTGCGTTCCGTAGGGATTCCGGTTCCGGGGGCGGATTGCAGGGTGATCGGCGACGACGGACGCGAGTGCGGACCGGGTGAGGTGGGTGAATTGTGGATTGCAGGCCCGATGGTCATCCCGGGCTACTGGGAGAATGATGCGGCGAACCGCCATTCGTTTGCGGAAGGATATTGGAAATCAGGCGATATGGCAATGATCGACGAGGACGGCTATGTGTACATCATGGACCGCAAAAGAGACATCATCAACCGCGGCGGAGAAAAAATCTACAGCGTGGAGGTGGAGAATGTTCTCTGCAGCCATCCGAACATTTTGGAGGCGGCGGTGGTGGGAGTACCGGACGAGATCTTTGGCGAGCAGGTGAAAGCGTTTGTGGTTCTGAAGCAACCGGGAGCGGTGACGCCGCATGAGATCCAACAGTTTGTCAAGCAGCATCTGGCAGACTACAAAGTTCCCGAATATGTGGAATTTATTGATTCGCTGCCGCGTAATCCCGGCGGAAAGGTGCTGAAGCAGGCGTTGCGCGAGAAAGGGAGGAGCTCATGAAAAAAATCCTGATCATTACAACTGGCGGCACGATCGCGATGGGGCAGGACGAACGGCAAATCGTCCAGATGATGGGGGAGAATGTGCTGCTTTCGGGTAAATCGCTGCTCGACCCGTACGCGGAAACCACTTTTTATGAATTTGCCAACTTGCCGAGTGTCCATCTAACGGTGGGGGATTATCTGAAGCTGCGCGAACTGATCTTGAAAAAGTGCGGCGACTACGATGGGTTCGTGATCACGCACGGAACCGACATTCTGGAGGAAACCGCTTATTTTCTCGATCTGACCCTGCATATTCCACAACCGGTGGTTATCACCGGGGCGATGCGTTCTTCCAACGAACTGGCAAGCGACGGATTGTTGAATCTGCAGCAGTCGGTGCAAACGGCCGTAAGCGAAGAATCCCGCGACAAAGGCGTGTTGGTCGTTCTGAACGGGGAGATTCACGGGGCGAGATTTGTGCAGAAGATGCATACCAGCCACGTGGAAACCTTCCAATCTCCCCAGCTCGGCTCCTTTGGGGTGGTGGACAAAGCGGGCGTACGCTATTTTGTGCGGCAGTGCAAGCGGGACTACTATTCGATCCAGCCGGATCAGTTGACGGCTCGGGTGGCGATGGTGAAGGCGGGATTCGCGGTGGACGATTCGTTCCTGCAATTTGCGCTAGACAGCGGAGCGAAGGGAATTGTGATCGAAGCGATGGGATTGGGCCATGTTCCGCCGGCGATGATTCCGGGAATCGAACGGGCGGTGGCGGCATCCGTGCCGGTGTTGGTGTGTAGCCGTTCGCCGCGTGGATCGGTGGCGCCCGTTTACGGTTTTGTCGGAGGAGGAAGGGATTTGTACGAGCGGGGAGTGATTTTCGCGCCGGATCTTCCCGCCCACAAAGCGCGAATCAAACTGATGGTCGTTCTGGCGGCTGCCGCCGGACGGGAGACTGTGGAAGAGGTCCGCAAGGCTTTTGGGATGTGACCGGACACCGTTTTCCATCGGTATAGCCGTTGCGGCCAGCATTTATAGCGGAGTTGCTGGATTTGGCCTTCGTGACCATTGACGCTTTGTTCGCGTACAGCACGTGACTTGGGGCGGCGGGGTTCGAAACGAGCAGACAGGACGGGAGGTTCGAGGACCTACCCGTTTTGCTGTTTCAGCTGCTCAATCGCCGCCGCCATGTCTTCGGCAAGCGGAGCTTCCAATTCCAGCGGTGCGCCCGTCCGCGGGTGTGTGAACGAGAGGCGGAACGCGTGCAGCGCCTGCCGTTTGATCAGCAGAGAGGGATGACCGTACTGGCGGTCTCCTAGTACCGGATACCCGTGATGGGCCAGATGCACGCGGATTTGGTGGGTTCTCCCTGTTTCCAGCGACAGTTCCAGCAGACTGGCCCCCTTCCATTTTTCACGGAGCCAAAAATGGGTCACAGCCGGTTCTCCGTCCTGACGCACTTTGCGTTTCACCGGATTTTCCGGGTCTCTTCCGATCGGATAGGCAAGCGTCCCCTGTTCCTCTTCCACTTCTCCTTCCACCAACGCGAGATAGCGGCGCATCAGTTTCCGTTCCCGCAACTGCCGGTCGAGATGCTGATGGGCAAACGCCGATTTGCCGACGATCAGGATGCCTGACGTGTCGCGGTCCAACCGGTGCACCAGCCGCACCGGCGCGGCCAGTCCCTGTTCCCGCATATGCCAGGCGATTCCGTTCGCCAGTGTGTCGGTTTGTCCGGAATGAATCGGGTGGACGTTGATACCGGCCGGCTTGTTGATGACAAGGATTTCCTGGTCTTCATATAAAATGCCAAACGGAATCGGCTGCGGCAACAGCGTTTGCCGGTTGGACACCTCGGCCGCCACCTGCACCACGTGGCCCGCTTTCACCGGCCGTTTGAGAAACGTCGGTTTGCCGTTGTAGAGAATTCCCTTCGTGCGGGTGAGCTTTTGGATCATGCGCCGCGAAATTTTCATCTGACCGGTCAGAATCTCCTGCAGCGCCATTCCCTCTTGCTCCGGCTGAATGATATATTCAATCCAAGGGCGATTTTCTTTCATCTGATGACCTGCTTTCTGTCAGACTCAAGACGGATCGTACCATAATCGGGCAGATTTGACAAAGGGATGGGGAGTGCGAGACATGCAGTCATGGGCATTTGTCGGGTTGATGATCGTAGCCGGGGTGATGATCGGGTTCCAGTCGCCGATTAACGCCACGTTATCGAGAAAAGTGGGCATCTTTGAGTCCGCTTTTGTTTCGTTTTCCGTCGGGACACTGACGCTGCTGATGGTTGTGGCGCTGCTGGGCAAAGGAAATCTGCGGGAAGCGGCACATGCTCCCGTTTGGCAATTTTTAGGGGGAGTATTGGGGGC includes the following:
- a CDS encoding M20 family metallopeptidase, translated to MEAVELLKETIRMKSVNPPGDEEPVARLLQSVLQKSGIETEIRKLAPNRCNLVARIRGTGSKSNLIFSGHMDTVPPGDIAWEFDPYGAVEKDGRIYGRGASDMKSGLTAMAVAMTEIARSGVALQGDLILAATAGEEVDCCGARALVEEGLLQGAAALVIGEPSNGRIFIAHKGALWLEITAYGRTAHGSMPEQGVNAIEHMNRFINALRNQFRFRYEADEMLGEPSVNLSVISGGVKTNVVPDTCRLQIDIRTVPGQNHREIVEDIRRLLTEMKEQAPARFEVAVLNDKPPVRTPVDHPAVRLALATAEELFQQTFAPAGVRYFTDASVFVPGSGGSLAVIIYGPGDEKLAHQPDEYVEIQKYQDSIRFYKELALRFLT
- a CDS encoding sigma-54 interaction domain-containing protein, which codes for MFPKELKLVLESLFDGIYIADRHGTGVFVNRAYERITGIPREKLLGKTMRQVVEEGIVSNSVTLKVLEEGKPVTIRQRVETGKEILVTGNPVFSAEGELLWVVTNVRDVSELSMLYEQLQSNQAELSKHQRDESVIAVSASMNEIITEAKRVAQTDSTVLLLGESGAGKEVIANLIHQNSPRAKRPFVKINCAAIPAGFLESELFGYEGGSFTGARRDGKPGLFEIADGGTVFLDEIGDMPFELQAKLLRVLQDYEFYRIGGTTPRKVDVRVISATHQDLSQKIKEKTFRADLFYRLNVVPIQIPPLRERKEDIPVLAYHFLSRYNIQHRKNVGIDPKVIQIFQQYRWEGNVRELANLMERLVITAKGSFITEQDLPATMVRANDIPPKKGLKGYLEEAEKRFLEHALREHRSMRRAAREIGIDQSTFVRKAKKYGLQVN
- a CDS encoding DMT family transporter, translated to MQSWAFVGLMIVAGVMIGFQSPINATLSRKVGIFESAFVSFSVGTLTLLMVVALLGKGNLREAAHAPVWQFLGGVLGAIYVTAIIVGVPQIGVTTVMVAVLAGQLATGLLIDQFGWFGVQQRPIDWQRAAGVALLFVSIWLIYGKK
- a CDS encoding transposase; this translates as MAQQEAMTLKRFQEKFHSDDVCREHLFQIRWPNGFCCPKCEHAAFYFLESRKLYQCTRCKHQASVTAG
- a CDS encoding 4-hydroxyphenylacetate 3-hydroxylase family protein codes for the protein MMTAGQYIESLRQQKKEVYFMGERVENVVDHPAMRPHINAAAVTYQLATDPEFAHLASAISHLTGRRINRWTHIPQNQEDLVKKTMMLRVAGQITGTCFQRCVGMDGLITLYTVTWDMDRKLGTDYHERFRKFLIETQDNDYMTDGAMTDPKGDRSKRPSEQHDPDLYVRVVEKRADGIIVRGAKMHQTGAINSHQILVMPGMGMTPADQDYAVSFAVPADEKGVIYVFGRQVNDSRKWEGSIDQGNARYGVVGGEALIIFDDVFVPWERVFMCGETEFTGTLVDRFASYHRQNYGACKAGNLDVLIGATLAVADMHGVVKAGHVREKLAEMAHLVETMYSGALACSYNCSQLDCGVAFVDPVLANSSKFNTARYYPEVTRLAQDIAGGFIATLPSEKELENPRVSPFIHKYYKTGEQVDPLERIKMGRLIENMTGATPIVECMHGAGSPQAQKVVIQRSIDWQSKRRLAEAIVHAPGDGE
- a CDS encoding RluA family pseudouridine synthase encodes the protein MKENRPWIEYIIQPEQEGMALQEILTGQMKISRRMIQKLTRTKGILYNGKPTFLKRPVKAGHVVQVAAEVSNRQTLLPQPIPFGILYEDQEILVINKPAGINVHPIHSGQTDTLANGIAWHMREQGLAAPVRLVHRLDRDTSGILIVGKSAFAHQHLDRQLRERKLMRRYLALVEGEVEEEQGTLAYPIGRDPENPVKRKVRQDGEPAVTHFWLREKWKGASLLELSLETGRTHQIRVHLAHHGYPVLGDRQYGHPSLLIKRQALHAFRLSFTHPRTGAPLELEAPLAEDMAAAIEQLKQQNG
- a CDS encoding SDR family NAD(P)-dependent oxidoreductase, whose product is MQIEFPNFSLQDKVSLVTGGSKGIGFGMAAGLAKAGSDLVIVSRNRQELVQAAHELSAYGTKVVPIPCDVSVSGEVRSMVERAVAELGRIDVLVNNAGMNIRKPLAEYEEADWDRVLSINLKGVFLVGREVAKTMIRAGGGSIINISSIFGSVGMPLQTAYAASKGGINQLTRVWANELAPHNIRVNAIAPAYIETPMTSGWLQDPDRLQQIVGSTPAGRLGQLKDLIGPVIFLASDASEYVTGHILHVDGGWTAK
- a CDS encoding class I adenylate-forming enzyme family protein yields the protein MEQRFEQVVRFGRQLHVYENRPRSLYQLLAQSADRQPERIALIYEEQRISYGELLGRVNRVAEHLVHFWQLKKGDRIGIVLPNLPEFCELLLAAAKAGVIAVLLNTRLAAEELRFMVEHSGCRIVFYHKDFEEKIGRLRERFPQVRFVAIGDPTGGSSQSYEQVVVRELPITVEDSADETAPCYIMYTSGTTGTPKGAIACHLNIIHSAINYREVCGTSHEDRTIVAVPLFHVTGLIGQLVHMLLAGGTSVLVREYSTGHFLQTSIAHQVTFMFNVPAIYKLLLLQEELLQLTSLRLALYGGAPMSPDTILQLREIFPRLDLRNAYGATETSSPTTLMPAGWEMEKVRSVGIPVPGADCRVIGDDGRECGPGEVGELWIAGPMVIPGYWENDAANRHSFAEGYWKSGDMAMIDEDGYVYIMDRKRDIINRGGEKIYSVEVENVLCSHPNILEAAVVGVPDEIFGEQVKAFVVLKQPGAVTPHEIQQFVKQHLADYKVPEYVEFIDSLPRNPGGKVLKQALREKGRSS
- a CDS encoding asparaginase encodes the protein MKKILIITTGGTIAMGQDERQIVQMMGENVLLSGKSLLDPYAETTFYEFANLPSVHLTVGDYLKLRELILKKCGDYDGFVITHGTDILEETAYFLDLTLHIPQPVVITGAMRSSNELASDGLLNLQQSVQTAVSEESRDKGVLVVLNGEIHGARFVQKMHTSHVETFQSPQLGSFGVVDKAGVRYFVRQCKRDYYSIQPDQLTARVAMVKAGFAVDDSFLQFALDSGAKGIVIEAMGLGHVPPAMIPGIERAVAASVPVLVCSRSPRGSVAPVYGFVGGGRDLYERGVIFAPDLPAHKARIKLMVVLAAAAGRETVEEVRKAFGM